In Hydrogenovibrio thermophilus, the following are encoded in one genomic region:
- the panC gene encoding pantoate--beta-alanine ligase, with translation MLQLDKVSSLRETVMEWKRAGQRVALVPTMGNLHAGHLSLVDKARQKADRVVVSVFVNPLQFGPNEDFDRYPRTYEQDCAYLREKRVDAVFAPSVEEMYPNGQEQTLVVAPSHLTTILEGATRPGHFDGVTTVVNKLFNMVQPDVAVFGQKDFQQVAVLKRMVEDLSMPVELIRAEIMRDADGLALSSRNQYLDEAQRRIAPKLFVVLQSVRMAIESENDDFRALEATATQQLLAEGFDAVDYVNIRQTDSLEPVDSAGENCVIVAAARLGKTRLLDNVLVAPH, from the coding sequence ATGCTGCAGCTGGATAAAGTGTCGTCTCTGAGAGAGACGGTGATGGAATGGAAGCGTGCCGGACAACGGGTGGCACTGGTGCCGACGATGGGCAATTTGCATGCGGGTCATCTCAGTTTGGTGGACAAGGCTCGGCAAAAGGCCGACCGGGTGGTGGTCAGCGTTTTTGTGAATCCTTTGCAGTTTGGACCGAATGAAGATTTTGACCGTTACCCCCGCACCTATGAGCAGGATTGTGCTTATTTGCGGGAAAAACGCGTGGATGCCGTATTTGCGCCCTCCGTCGAGGAAATGTATCCAAATGGACAAGAACAGACATTGGTGGTGGCGCCGTCGCATTTGACCACGATTTTGGAAGGCGCTACCCGGCCAGGGCACTTTGACGGCGTCACCACGGTGGTGAATAAGTTGTTCAATATGGTTCAACCGGATGTGGCGGTGTTTGGCCAGAAAGATTTTCAGCAGGTGGCGGTGTTAAAACGTATGGTCGAAGATTTGTCCATGCCCGTCGAGTTGATTCGGGCCGAGATTATGCGGGATGCCGACGGTCTCGCATTGAGCTCCCGAAATCAGTATCTGGATGAAGCTCAACGTCGGATCGCGCCCAAACTGTTTGTGGTGTTGCAATCGGTTCGGATGGCGATTGAGTCCGAAAACGATGATTTCAGGGCATTGGAAGCAACAGCCACGCAACAGTTGCTGGCAGAAGGGTTTGACGCTGTGGATTATGTGAATATCCGTCAAACCGACTCGCTGGAACCGGTTGATTCCGCGGGCGAGAACTGTGTGATTGTGGCCGCCGCCCGTTTAGGGAAAACGCGCCTGTTGGATAATGTACTGGTGGCGCCGCATTAA
- the panB gene encoding 3-methyl-2-oxobutanoate hydroxymethyltransferase, whose protein sequence is MKTLSKLRKMKVEGEKIACLTAYEASQAYWGVEAGVDVLLVGDSLGMVVQGHENTLPVSLDDMVYHTQMVQRKNHQVWCVADLPFMADADVSQGLAAASRLMKEGLANMVKVEGGKRVLSLVRALTDLGVPVCGHLGLLPQSVQLKGYQVAGREKQAAQKLLDDAIALQESGAEMLVLECVPASLAKTVTDRLSIPVIGIGAGVDTDGQVLVWHDVLGLTLGKAPKFAKNFLQEADSVQTALAQYVADVKHQRFPGPEHWMGE, encoded by the coding sequence ATGAAAACCTTATCGAAGCTCAGAAAGATGAAAGTCGAAGGCGAAAAAATCGCCTGTTTGACGGCTTATGAAGCCAGCCAAGCCTATTGGGGCGTGGAAGCGGGGGTTGATGTTCTGCTGGTCGGCGATTCGCTCGGTATGGTGGTGCAAGGGCATGAGAATACCTTGCCGGTTTCGCTGGATGACATGGTTTATCACACCCAAATGGTACAACGTAAAAACCACCAGGTCTGGTGTGTCGCCGATTTGCCGTTTATGGCGGATGCCGACGTGTCGCAAGGTTTGGCCGCGGCGAGCCGTTTGATGAAGGAAGGTTTGGCCAATATGGTCAAGGTCGAAGGCGGCAAGCGGGTTTTGTCTCTGGTGCGTGCCTTGACCGATTTGGGTGTGCCGGTTTGTGGGCACTTGGGGCTATTGCCGCAATCGGTGCAGCTGAAAGGGTATCAAGTCGCCGGACGTGAAAAACAGGCCGCGCAAAAGTTGTTGGACGATGCAATCGCTTTGCAGGAATCCGGGGCGGAAATGCTGGTCTTGGAATGTGTGCCGGCCAGCTTGGCAAAAACCGTTACCGACCGTTTGTCGATTCCGGTGATTGGTATTGGTGCCGGTGTGGATACGGATGGACAGGTACTGGTTTGGCATGATGTGCTGGGCTTGACGCTGGGAAAAGCGCCGAAATTCGCCAAAAACTTTTTGCAGGAAGCCGATTCCGTACAAACGGCCTTGGCGCAATACGTGGCCGATGTGAAGCACCAGCGTTTTCCGGGGCCGGAACACTGGATGGGCGAATAA
- the folK gene encoding 2-amino-4-hydroxy-6-hydroxymethyldihydropteridine diphosphokinase, with protein MTTTITARETDVFIGIGSNLENPKQQVLTAIERLKKLPETHWQGVSQLYGSRPQGPQDQPDFVNAVAWVRTRLSPLALLDALQDIERTQGKVKKRHWGERLIDLDVLLYGETVIDGPRLQVPHPFMTERDFVLLPLLDLKPDGCMPDGRSFQELADRVSDVFVKPI; from the coding sequence ATGACAACGACCATAACGGCGAGGGAAACCGATGTCTTTATCGGCATTGGCAGTAACCTGGAAAACCCCAAACAGCAGGTTTTGACTGCGATTGAGCGTTTGAAAAAGTTACCGGAAACTCATTGGCAAGGTGTGTCTCAATTGTATGGCTCTCGCCCGCAGGGACCTCAGGATCAACCGGATTTTGTCAATGCCGTCGCTTGGGTCAGAACCCGACTGTCGCCTTTGGCATTGTTGGATGCATTACAGGACATCGAGCGTACGCAGGGCAAAGTCAAAAAACGCCATTGGGGCGAGCGCTTGATTGATTTGGATGTGCTGCTGTATGGCGAAACGGTTATTGACGGACCGCGTTTGCAGGTGCCGCACCCGTTTATGACGGAACGGGACTTTGTATTGTTGCCGCTACTGGATTTAAAACCGGACGGTTGCATGCCGGACGGTCGGTCGTTTCAAGAATTGGCCGACCGGGTGTCGGACGTTTTCGTTAAACCGATTTGA
- the pcnB gene encoding polynucleotide adenylyltransferase PcnB: MQRLIHKIKSFFSASDSDLSFQSPSKLKIIDRKQHGISRKQIDKEALDVLYGLKRAGYEAYLVGGGVRDILLGLEPKDFDVVTNAEPEQVKAVFKSRCRLIGRRFRLAHVYFGRNAIEVATFRGDGEGRQSGNRKQVNNTRAVDDSGRLVRDNVYGSIDEDVWRRDFTINSLYYNIRDFSVVDYADGMTDLRNGQLRLIGDPETRYREDPVRMIRAVRFAAKLGFEIEPRTKAPIYELGHLLKDVSHARMFEEVLKLFHSGVAIEVFEKLRHFGLFTFLFPQTHHLLSQESEGFPRMLVIEALKSTDARIQAEKGVNPSFLFAAMLWEPMLQRMEQHLAEGFSRQDAMFAAANDVIEQQIYSTSIPKRFISQIKEIWSLQFRLLNRHGNRPQKLSGHPRFRAAYDFMGIRVAAGDDSLKEVFDWWTEYQNLDAVDQVAFANDVEKPKGRSRRPRRNRNPYRKRSHGRGDQAETVSSDDA, encoded by the coding sequence ATGCAACGATTGATTCATAAAATAAAATCCTTTTTCTCTGCCTCTGATTCAGACCTTTCTTTTCAATCGCCTTCCAAACTCAAGATTATTGATCGTAAACAGCATGGGATTTCCCGTAAGCAAATCGATAAGGAAGCGTTGGATGTACTTTACGGTTTGAAGCGTGCCGGTTATGAGGCTTATCTGGTCGGTGGCGGGGTACGTGACATTTTGTTAGGTTTGGAACCGAAGGATTTCGATGTGGTGACCAATGCCGAGCCGGAGCAGGTCAAAGCGGTGTTTAAGAGCCGTTGTCGCTTGATTGGGCGCCGTTTCCGTTTGGCCCATGTGTATTTCGGGCGAAACGCCATTGAGGTGGCGACCTTCCGTGGCGATGGCGAAGGGCGTCAGTCGGGCAATCGTAAGCAAGTCAACAATACCCGCGCGGTGGACGATTCCGGGCGTTTGGTGCGTGATAATGTGTATGGTTCCATCGACGAAGACGTTTGGCGCCGTGACTTTACCATCAACAGTCTCTATTACAATATTCGCGATTTTTCAGTAGTGGATTACGCTGACGGCATGACCGACTTGCGCAATGGACAACTGCGTTTGATCGGCGATCCGGAAACCCGTTACCGGGAAGACCCGGTCCGCATGATTCGTGCGGTGCGTTTTGCCGCCAAACTGGGCTTCGAAATCGAGCCACGCACCAAGGCGCCGATTTACGAGTTGGGACATTTGTTGAAAGACGTGTCGCACGCCCGTATGTTCGAAGAGGTTCTGAAGCTGTTTCACAGCGGGGTGGCGATTGAAGTCTTTGAAAAACTGCGTCACTTTGGGCTTTTCACCTTTTTGTTCCCGCAGACGCATCACCTATTGTCGCAAGAGTCGGAAGGCTTTCCGCGCATGCTGGTCATCGAAGCCCTGAAGAGTACCGATGCCCGTATTCAGGCCGAAAAAGGGGTTAATCCGTCGTTCTTGTTCGCAGCCATGCTGTGGGAGCCGATGTTGCAGCGTATGGAGCAGCATTTGGCGGAAGGCTTTTCCCGTCAGGATGCGATGTTTGCTGCGGCCAACGATGTGATTGAACAACAAATTTATTCCACATCGATTCCGAAGCGTTTCATTTCCCAAATCAAGGAAATCTGGAGCCTGCAATTCCGGCTGCTGAACCGGCACGGTAATCGACCGCAGAAATTGTCGGGGCATCCACGCTTCCGAGCGGCTTATGATTTTATGGGCATTCGCGTTGCAGCGGGTGACGACAGTCTGAAAGAAGTGTTCGACTGGTGGACGGAATATCAAAATTTGGATGCGGTCGATCAGGTGGCGTTTGCCAATGATGTGGAAAAGCCGAAAGGTCGGAGTCGTCGTCCTCGACGCAATCGAAATCCTTACCGTAAACGCAGCCACGGTCGTGGCGACCAGGCGGAAACGGTGTCGTCGGACGACGCCTGA
- the trpS gene encoding tryptophan--tRNA ligase, whose translation MNKPTLFSGIQPSGDLMIGNYIGSIKNWVQMQDDYNCLFSLVNMHAITVEQSPQELAKRSLDFVALYLASGIDPEKSTVFIQSHVPEHAELAWLLNCSTYMGELNRMTQFKDKSQKHAQNINVGLFDYPVLMAADILLYQTEMVPVGADQKQHLELTRDLAVRYNNRFDREIFKVPEPFIPPATSGGRIMSLQDPTSKMSKSDENKNNFIALLDDPKTIIKKFKKAQTDSGTEITYDVENKPGVSNLLTIYSVISGQPIDEVVKHFEGKMYGHLKVELGELVADYLQPIQERYHTIRNDEAELKAILKKGADTARENAQKTLRDVQEAIGFVLP comes from the coding sequence ATGAACAAACCGACATTATTCAGCGGCATCCAGCCTTCAGGCGACCTTATGATTGGCAACTACATCGGGTCCATCAAAAACTGGGTGCAGATGCAGGATGATTACAACTGTCTTTTTTCGTTGGTCAATATGCACGCCATCACCGTCGAACAAAGTCCGCAAGAGCTGGCAAAGCGCAGTCTGGATTTTGTCGCCTTGTATCTGGCCAGCGGCATCGACCCGGAAAAAAGCACCGTCTTCATTCAGTCCCATGTACCGGAACACGCCGAACTGGCCTGGTTGCTGAACTGCTCGACTTACATGGGCGAGCTTAACCGCATGACGCAATTCAAGGACAAATCGCAGAAACACGCCCAGAACATCAATGTCGGGCTGTTCGACTACCCGGTTCTGATGGCGGCGGACATCCTGCTGTACCAAACCGAAATGGTACCGGTCGGCGCGGACCAAAAACAACATTTGGAACTGACTCGTGACTTGGCGGTACGTTACAACAACCGTTTCGACCGGGAAATTTTCAAGGTACCGGAACCGTTCATTCCACCGGCGACGTCCGGCGGACGCATTATGAGTTTGCAGGACCCGACCTCGAAAATGTCCAAGTCCGACGAAAACAAAAACAACTTCATCGCTTTGCTCGATGACCCGAAAACCATCATCAAAAAATTCAAAAAAGCGCAAACCGATTCCGGCACGGAAATCACCTACGACGTGGAAAACAAACCGGGCGTGTCCAACCTCTTGACCATCTACTCGGTCATCAGCGGGCAACCCATCGACGAGGTGGTCAAACACTTCGAAGGCAAAATGTATGGCCACTTGAAAGTCGAACTGGGAGAATTGGTCGCCGACTACCTGCAGCCAATCCAGGAGCGTTACCATACGATTCGTAACGATGAAGCCGAACTGAAAGCGATTTTGAAAAAAGGCGCCGACACGGCACGCGAAAACGCTCAAAAAACGTTGCGTGACGTTCAGGAAGCGATTGGTTTCGTTTTACCATAA
- a CDS encoding efflux RND transporter periplasmic adaptor subunit, which translates to MKNFTSRSALKFSALVLSAGLAVTLNGCDSLTGGGDAKQNAGAGMHRMPQVGIQKAEPTQVPNTLSFTGRAVPFTIAEVRPQVDGIITERLFEEGQHVSKGDILYKIDDETYQALYDNAQAEIKKSQALLTNAELKVKRNQRLVKINAVSEQVLDDALATLREAKANLEANKAALKTASINLERTKIKAPVSGMIGRSSFTKGALVMNNQAEVMATIQQLDPIYVDFSVPSYYAAILKRAMKKNPEMNIEKFPVTITFDNGEKYEHTGHIKLSEFSVDESTDTIILRTEFDNPDTQLLPGMFIRGSVMTGYHKDVYLVPSLSLSRDTLGHAFVMVLAQDGTVTVRPVKEKGLYKESWVITDGLQPGDQIIVKGLQFIRPGIKAAVMGAKPDAAPSATKAPENAKEGK; encoded by the coding sequence ATGAAAAATTTTACATCTCGTTCAGCACTCAAATTCAGCGCCCTGGTTTTATCGGCCGGGCTTGCGGTCACGCTCAACGGCTGTGACAGCCTAACGGGTGGCGGCGATGCAAAACAAAACGCCGGTGCCGGTATGCACCGTATGCCGCAAGTCGGTATCCAAAAAGCCGAACCTACCCAAGTTCCCAATACGCTTTCCTTTACCGGGCGCGCGGTGCCGTTCACCATCGCCGAAGTCCGTCCACAGGTCGACGGCATCATCACCGAGCGTTTGTTTGAAGAAGGTCAGCATGTATCAAAAGGTGACATCCTGTACAAAATCGACGATGAAACCTACCAAGCACTTTACGACAATGCCCAAGCCGAGATTAAAAAATCCCAGGCCTTGTTGACCAACGCCGAATTGAAAGTGAAGCGAAACCAGCGTTTGGTGAAAATCAACGCCGTCAGTGAGCAGGTGCTGGACGATGCCTTGGCGACTTTGAGAGAAGCCAAAGCCAACCTGGAAGCCAACAAGGCCGCCTTGAAAACCGCTTCCATCAACTTGGAAAGAACCAAAATCAAAGCACCGGTATCCGGCATGATCGGTCGATCCAGCTTCACCAAAGGCGCTTTGGTCATGAATAACCAAGCGGAAGTCATGGCCACCATCCAACAACTAGACCCGATTTACGTGGATTTCTCCGTGCCGTCTTATTACGCGGCGATTCTGAAGCGTGCCATGAAAAAGAACCCGGAAATGAACATCGAAAAATTCCCGGTCACGATCACATTCGATAACGGCGAGAAATACGAGCACACCGGCCACATCAAACTGTCTGAATTCAGTGTCGACGAATCGACCGATACCATCATTCTCAGAACCGAGTTCGACAACCCGGACACACAACTGTTACCCGGCATGTTCATCCGTGGTTCCGTCATGACCGGCTACCATAAAGACGTTTACTTAGTGCCTTCCCTATCGCTCAGTCGCGATACGCTTGGCCATGCCTTTGTGATGGTCTTGGCCCAAGACGGCACCGTCACGGTACGTCCGGTCAAAGAAAAAGGATTGTACAAAGAAAGCTGGGTGATTACCGATGGCTTACAGCCAGGCGACCAAATCATCGTCAAAGGCTTGCAATTTATCCGTCCCGGCATAAAAGCCGCCGTTATGGGCGCTAAACCCGATGCCGCACCAAGCGCCACAAAAGCACCCGAGAATGCTAAGGAAGGAAAATAA